A stretch of the Notamacropus eugenii isolate mMacEug1 chromosome 2, mMacEug1.pri_v2, whole genome shotgun sequence genome encodes the following:
- the LOC140523056 gene encoding keratin, type I cytoskeletal 23-like, translating to MLILYPELNAIQNAYALMPETHHFFRYENKQALGRVLDKLTLPRADLEMQIESVMEELAYLKKNHEESGELKKEISSNTEQLQTSKSEITDLKFMLQSLEIELQSQLAMEISKQHMTDDIKVNMRVNSTPGEDLIKILEDMRQEYELIIKKKHPDLDTWYKEQSESVSQELEKRTSSVQSSKDNIHELRCTFQALDIDLQTQKNKKCALEGMLADTRSRYSCQLQDMQQVISHYEEELMQLRHDLERQSNEYKILLGIKNHLEREIATYHHLMEGGTKGTLNGIDKGPTGYKGENADSGVRRAAFKSCLCCFLPDTLGELLTFPGTQFLLL from the exons ATGTTGATTCTCTATCCTGAGTTAAATGCCATTCAAAATGCTTATGCTTTAATGCCTGAAACACATCACTTCTTCAG GTATGAGAATAAACAAGCCTTGGGCAGGGTGCTGGATAAATTGACCCTGCCCAGGGCTGACCTGGAGATGCAGATTGAAAGTGTGATGGAAGAGTTGGCTTACCTTAAAAAGAACCATGAAGAG AGTGGAGAACTCAAGAAAGAGATCAGTAGCAACACGGAACAGCTCCAGACAAGCAAGAGCGAAATAACAGACTTGAAGTTCATGCTCCAAAGTTTAGAAATTGAGCTCCAGTCTCAGCTTGCTATG gaaataagcAAACAGCACATGACAGACGACATCAAGGTTAATATGAGGGTAAACTCAACCCCAGGAGAAGATCTGATTAAGATCCTAGAGGACATGAGGCAAGAATATGAACTGATAATTAAGAAGAAACATCCAGACTTGGACACATGGTACAAagaacag TCAGAATCAGTGTCCCAAGAGCTGGAAAAAAGAACCTCCTCTGTGCAGAGCAGCAAGGACAATATCCATGAACTGAGATGTACCTTTCAGGCCCTAGACATTGACCTTCAAACCCAGAAGAATAAA AAATGTGCACTGGAGGGCATGTTGGCAGACACCAGGTCCCGCTACTCCTGCCAGCTCCAGGACATGCAGCAGGTCATCTCCCATTATGAGGAGGAGCTGATGCAACTTCGCCACGACCTGGAGCGCCAGAGCAATGAATACAAGATCCTGCTGGGCATCAAGAACCACCTGGAGAGAGAGATTGCCACCTATCACCACCTCATGGAGGGCGGGACAAAGGGTACGTTGAATGGCATTGACAAAGGACCCACAGGGTACAAGGGAGAGAATGCTGACTCTGGAGTTAGAAGAGCtgcgttcaaatcctgcctttgctgTTTTCTTCCTGATACCTTGGGCGAATTACTTACattccctgggactcagtttcttcttctgtaa